From Macadamia integrifolia cultivar HAES 741 unplaced genomic scaffold, SCU_Mint_v3 scaffold1799, whole genome shotgun sequence, one genomic window encodes:
- the LOC122064870 gene encoding phospholipid:diacylglycerol acyltransferase 1-like, whose protein sequence is MSMDNETGLDPSGVRVRPVTGLVAADYFAPGYFVWAVLIANLARIGYEEKTMYMAAYDWRLSFQNTEVRDQTLSTIKSNIELMVNTNGGKKAVVVPHSMGVLYFLHFMKWVESPAPMGGGGGPDWCAKHIKAVMNIAGPFLGVPKAVAGLFSAEAKDVAVARAIAPGVLDKDVFGLQTLQHVMRMTRTWDSTMSMIPKGGDTIWGGLDWSPEDGYICSSKKHRNNDTTVAANNMTDNVVTQTKSANYGRIISFGKAVAEMDSSKINWTDFRGAVKGSKLANMTCHDVWTEYHDMGWAGINAVVDYKVYTAGSILDLLHFIAPKMMKRGDDHFSYGIAEDLDDPKYNHFKYWSNPLETKLPNAPDVEIYSMYGVGVPTERAYVYKSIPAAAECYIPFQIDASADGENDGSCLKGGVFSVNGDETVPVLSAGFMCAKGWRGKTRFNPSGIRTYIREYVHAPPANFLEGRGTQSGSHVDIMGNFALIEDIMRVAAGATGEDLGGERVYSDIFKWSEKINLLL, encoded by the exons ATGTCAATGGACAATGAAACTGGATTGGATCCTTCTGGTGTAAGAGTAAGGCCTGTCACTGGACTTGTTGCAGCAGATTACTTTGCTCCTGGCTATTTTGTGTGGGCAGTTCTGATTGCCAATTTGGCTCGGATTGGATATGAGGAGAAAACCATGTACATGGCTGCATATGATTGGAGACTTTCATTCCAGAACACTGAG GTACGGGACCAAACCCTGAGCACGATAAAAAGCAATATAGAACTCATGGTGAATACAAATGGTGGGAAAAAGGCTGTGGTTGTTCCACATTCAATGGGAGTTCTGTATTTTTTGCATTTCATGAAGTGGGTTGAGTCACCAGCTCCAATGGGTGGTGGTGGGGGACCAGACTGGTGTGCTAAGCATATAAAGGCAGTGATGAACATTGCTGGGCCATTTTTGGGTGTTCCAAAAGCAGTCGCGGGACTTTTCTCTGCCGAAGCTAAGGATGTTGCTGTTGCCAG GGCAATTGCACCTGGTGTTTTGGACAAGGATGTATTTGGTCTCCAAACTCTGCAACATGTAATGCGGATGACCCGCACTTGGGATTCAACAATGTCAATGATACCAAAAGGTGGAGATACCATTTGGGGTGGTCTTGATTGGTCACCTGAAGATGGATATATATGTAGTTCAAAAAAGCACAGAAACAATGATACTACAGTTGCAGCCAATAACATGACAGATAATGTGGTCACTCAGACAAAAAGTGCAAATTATGGAAGGATAATATCATTCGGGAAAGCTGTGGCAGAAATGGATTCCTCCAAGATCAATTGGACAGATTTTAGG GGTGCTGTTAAGGGTAGTAAACTAGCAAACATGACCTGTCATGATGTATGGACGGAGTATCATGATATGGGCTGGGCAGGTATTAACGCAGTGGTGGACTACAAAGTTTACACTGCTGGATCAATTTTGGATCTGCTTCACTTCATTGCCCCAAAGATGATGAAACGGGGAGATGATCATTTTTCATATGGGATTGCTGAGGATTTGGATGACCCTAAATATAATCACTTCAAATATTGGTCGAATCCCTTGGAAACAAA ATTACCCAATGCTCCTGACGTGGAGATCTATTCTATGTATGGAGTTGGCGTCCCGACAGAAAGAGCATATGTATACAAGTCAATTCCAGCTGCTGCTGAATGTTACATTCCATTTCAGATTGATGCCTCAGCTGATGGTGAAAATGACGGTAGCTGTCTCAAAGGTGGAGTCTTCTCAGTGAATGGAGATGAAACTGTGCCTGTTCTTAGTGCTGGCTTCATGTGTGCAAAAGGTTGGCGTGGTAAAACCCGTTTCAATCCATCAGGCATTCGAACTTACATAAGGGAGTATGTTCATGCCCCTCCAGCTAATTTTCTGGAAGGCCGGGGCACGCAGAGTGGTTCTCATGTTGATATAATGGGAAATTTTGCATTGATTGAGGACATAATGAGAGTTGCAGCAGGGGCTACAGGAGAAGACTTAGGTGGTGAGCGAGTTTACTCTGATATCTTCAAGTGGTCCGAGAAAATCAATTTACTGCTATAG
- the LOC122064869 gene encoding GBF-interacting protein 1-like isoform X1, which translates to MVSGSRFDGGTQILSARVRRTIESIKEIVGNHSEADIYVTLKETNMDPNETAQKLLNQDPFHEVKRKRDKKKENTGYRNSFEPRRHADHAGQGIKSQSFPDRNIRRGVYAWNPVPDAGISQEFRIVRDNRVNQNTNRELKPGSLQCTTASNEQIIRTPEDKISTVIVTDLKPSGAKNSRESSQALKGTSDSGSRPAQVVNSNGTHRKEFSGEAGSTISNSASRVQGSRTHDSKSYSATLASNNSVVGVYSSSTDPVHVPSPDSRSSVAVGAIRREVGVVGVRKQPSENSVKQSSGTSTSFSSPLLGKDLPASAESFQPSAVSQSSASESVVSSMAVGRSFLSNQYHSKPYQQVVGHQKAPQPNMEWKPKSSQKSSPGLIGTAAPVSPLTDNSAVLKSEAAHLQEKLSQVNISDNQHVIIPSHLRVPEADRTQLTFGSFGAGFDSTRSFVSGFETVGSAEGSNGEPSVSASSSAPTASGEDASDGNQVEFVDDQVRSSSSYSPVSVAASERPLPDKNESSPPTLESYADIGLVRNDSPPFASIERQQQQDHTGLPSFSGYDMQSGYDVPFFRPSMDENLRMQGLPSLQEGLSSHLANRIPASTMAMVQQQPVTQMYPQVHVSHFPNFMPYRQFLSPVYVPPMAVPGYSSNAAYPHPSNGSSYLLMPGGSSHLTAGGLKYGSQQYKPVPAGSPTAFGNYTSLNGYAPGTVGSAIGLDDSTRIKYKEGNLYVPNPQAETSEIWIQTPRDLPGLQSAPYYNVPGQAPHAAYMPSHTGHASYNAAAAQSTHVQFPGLYHPPQQAAMANPHHMLPGMGGNVGVGMAATSPGAQVGAYQQPQLSHLNWTTNF; encoded by the exons ATGGTCTCCGGTTCGCGGTTCGACGGTGGAACTCAAATCCTTTCTGCTCGCGTCCGGAGAACCATTGAATCAATAAAGGAAATCGTCGGGAATCACTCCGAGGCCGATATTTATGTCACGCTCAAGGAAACCAATATGGATCCTAACGAGACAGCACAGAAATTGTTGAATCAAG ATCCATTTCATGAggtgaagaggaaaagagacaagaagaaagag AACACAGGTTATAGAAATTCTTTTGAGCCAAGAAGACATGCTGATCATGCTGGGCAAGGGATTAAATCTCAGTCATTTCCAGATCGTAATATTCGTAGGGGAGTTTATGCTTGGAATCCTGTGCCTG ATGCAGGAATTAGCCAAGAGTTCCGTATTGTGAGAGACAATAGAGTGAATCAAAATACGAACAGGGAATTAAAGCCTGGGTCACTTCAGTGCACAACTGCCAGCAATGAGCAAATAATCCGGACTCCTGAAGACAAGAT TTCAACAGTGATTGTGACAGATCTGAAGCCCTCTGGTGCCAAAAACTCTCGGGAGTCATCTCAAGCTTTAAAAGGGACATCTGATTCTGGCTCTAGGCCTGCTCAAGTTGTTAATTCAAATGGCACTCATAGGAAGGAATTTTCTGGTGAGGCAGGGTCAACAATCTCTAACTCAGCATCACGGGTGCAGGGATCAAGGACACATGATTCTAAATCTTACTCTGCAACATTAGCATCAAACAACTCTGTAGTTGGAGTTTATTCCTCCTCAACAGACCCTGTTCATGTGCCTTCTCCAGACTCTAGATCTTCAGTTGCTGTTGGGGCCATCAGACGTGAAGTTGGGGTGGTGGGTGTTCGCAAACAGCCTTCTGAAAATTCTGTTAAACAATCATCTGGCACTAGCACTTCTTTCTCAAGTCCGCTTTTGGGAAAAGATCTTCCTGCATCAGCGGAATCATTTCAGCCCTCTGCTGTTAGTCAGTCAAGTGCTTCTGAATCTGTTGTGTCTAGCATGGCTGTTGGCAGATCTTTCTTAAGCAACCAATATCATAGTAAACCATATCAACAAGTTGTTGGTCATCAAAAAG CTCCCCAGCCAAACATGGAATGGAAACCAAAGTCCAGTCAAAAGTCCAGTCCTGGATTAATTGGAACTGCTGCCCCAGTCTCACCTCTTACCGACAACTCTGCAGTGTTAAAATCAGAAGCAGCTCACTTGCAGGAGAAGCTATCACAAGTTAACATTTCTGATAATCAGCATGTAATTATACCATCACATCTTCGCGTCCCAGAGGCTGACCGCACACAGCTGACCTTTGGCAGCTTTGGGGCAGGTTTTGATTCTACAAGGAGCTTTGTGTCTGGGTTTGAAACAGTTGGGAGTGCAGAAGGATCAAATGGGGAACCTTCGGTGAG TGCATCATCATCAGCCCCCACAGCCTCCGGTGAAGATGCTTCAGATGGAAACCAGGTAGAATTCGTGGATGACCAAGTTAGGAGTTCTAGCTCTTATTCTCCTGTATCAGTTGCAGCTTCTGAGCGTCCATTGCCTGACAAGAATGAGTCAAGTCCTCCGACTTTGGAAAGCTATGCAGATATTGGACTGGTTCGAAATGATAGCCCACCATTTGCTTCTATAGAACGACAACAGCAGCAGGATCACACTGGTTTGCCAAGTTTTTCG GGATATGACATGCAGAGTGGTTATGATGTACCATTTTTCAGACCTTCTATGGATGAAAATTTAAGGATGCAGGGTTTACCATCTCTTCAGGAG GGATTGAGCTCGCACTTAGCCAATCGCATCCCTGCATCCACGATGGCAATGGTACAACAGCAACCAGTGACACAGATGTATCCCCAAGTTCATGTTTcccattttccaaattttatgcCATACCGTCAATTCCTTTCTCCAGTGTATGTCCCACCAATGGCTGTGCCTGGCTATTCTAGTAATGCTGCCTATCCTCACCCCTCAAATGGCAGCAGCTACCTGTTGATGCCAGGAGGGAGTTCTCACCTCACTGCTGGCGGCCTAAAATATGGTTCCCAACAATATAAGCCTGTCCCTGCTGGCAGTCCCACAGCGTTCGGGAACTACACAAGTTTGAATGGATATGCTCCGGGAACAGTTGGGAGTGCGATTGGACTAGATGATTCGACCAGGATCAAATACAAGGAGGGCAATCTCTATGTTCCAAACCCACAG GCGGAGACATCTGAAATATGGATTCAAACGCCAAGAGACCTTCCCGGCTTGCAATCAGCTCCATATTATAATGTACCTGGACAAGCCCCCCACGCTGCATATATGCCATCTCATACAGGCCATGCTTCCTACAATGCTGCCGCAGCACAATCAACACACGTGCAATTTCCTGGTTTATATCATCCTCCACAACAAGCTGCTATGGCCAACCCTCACCACATGCTTCCAGGCATGGGTGGGAATGTTGGAGTAGGGATGGCCGCAACCTCTCCTGGGGCTCAAGTGGGAGCTTATCAGCAACCTCAGCTTAGTCACCTCAACTGGACGACAAATTTCTGA
- the LOC122064869 gene encoding GBF-interacting protein 1-like isoform X2 produces MVSGSRFDGGTQILSARVRRTIESIKEIVGNHSEADIYVTLKETNMDPNETAQKLLNQDPFHEVKRKRDKKKENTGYRNSFEPRRHADHAGQGIKSQSFPDRNIRRGVYAWNPVPGISQEFRIVRDNRVNQNTNRELKPGSLQCTTASNEQIIRTPEDKISTVIVTDLKPSGAKNSRESSQALKGTSDSGSRPAQVVNSNGTHRKEFSGEAGSTISNSASRVQGSRTHDSKSYSATLASNNSVVGVYSSSTDPVHVPSPDSRSSVAVGAIRREVGVVGVRKQPSENSVKQSSGTSTSFSSPLLGKDLPASAESFQPSAVSQSSASESVVSSMAVGRSFLSNQYHSKPYQQVVGHQKAPQPNMEWKPKSSQKSSPGLIGTAAPVSPLTDNSAVLKSEAAHLQEKLSQVNISDNQHVIIPSHLRVPEADRTQLTFGSFGAGFDSTRSFVSGFETVGSAEGSNGEPSVSASSSAPTASGEDASDGNQVEFVDDQVRSSSSYSPVSVAASERPLPDKNESSPPTLESYADIGLVRNDSPPFASIERQQQQDHTGLPSFSGYDMQSGYDVPFFRPSMDENLRMQGLPSLQEGLSSHLANRIPASTMAMVQQQPVTQMYPQVHVSHFPNFMPYRQFLSPVYVPPMAVPGYSSNAAYPHPSNGSSYLLMPGGSSHLTAGGLKYGSQQYKPVPAGSPTAFGNYTSLNGYAPGTVGSAIGLDDSTRIKYKEGNLYVPNPQAETSEIWIQTPRDLPGLQSAPYYNVPGQAPHAAYMPSHTGHASYNAAAAQSTHVQFPGLYHPPQQAAMANPHHMLPGMGGNVGVGMAATSPGAQVGAYQQPQLSHLNWTTNF; encoded by the exons ATGGTCTCCGGTTCGCGGTTCGACGGTGGAACTCAAATCCTTTCTGCTCGCGTCCGGAGAACCATTGAATCAATAAAGGAAATCGTCGGGAATCACTCCGAGGCCGATATTTATGTCACGCTCAAGGAAACCAATATGGATCCTAACGAGACAGCACAGAAATTGTTGAATCAAG ATCCATTTCATGAggtgaagaggaaaagagacaagaagaaagag AACACAGGTTATAGAAATTCTTTTGAGCCAAGAAGACATGCTGATCATGCTGGGCAAGGGATTAAATCTCAGTCATTTCCAGATCGTAATATTCGTAGGGGAGTTTATGCTTGGAATCCTGTGCCTG GAATTAGCCAAGAGTTCCGTATTGTGAGAGACAATAGAGTGAATCAAAATACGAACAGGGAATTAAAGCCTGGGTCACTTCAGTGCACAACTGCCAGCAATGAGCAAATAATCCGGACTCCTGAAGACAAGAT TTCAACAGTGATTGTGACAGATCTGAAGCCCTCTGGTGCCAAAAACTCTCGGGAGTCATCTCAAGCTTTAAAAGGGACATCTGATTCTGGCTCTAGGCCTGCTCAAGTTGTTAATTCAAATGGCACTCATAGGAAGGAATTTTCTGGTGAGGCAGGGTCAACAATCTCTAACTCAGCATCACGGGTGCAGGGATCAAGGACACATGATTCTAAATCTTACTCTGCAACATTAGCATCAAACAACTCTGTAGTTGGAGTTTATTCCTCCTCAACAGACCCTGTTCATGTGCCTTCTCCAGACTCTAGATCTTCAGTTGCTGTTGGGGCCATCAGACGTGAAGTTGGGGTGGTGGGTGTTCGCAAACAGCCTTCTGAAAATTCTGTTAAACAATCATCTGGCACTAGCACTTCTTTCTCAAGTCCGCTTTTGGGAAAAGATCTTCCTGCATCAGCGGAATCATTTCAGCCCTCTGCTGTTAGTCAGTCAAGTGCTTCTGAATCTGTTGTGTCTAGCATGGCTGTTGGCAGATCTTTCTTAAGCAACCAATATCATAGTAAACCATATCAACAAGTTGTTGGTCATCAAAAAG CTCCCCAGCCAAACATGGAATGGAAACCAAAGTCCAGTCAAAAGTCCAGTCCTGGATTAATTGGAACTGCTGCCCCAGTCTCACCTCTTACCGACAACTCTGCAGTGTTAAAATCAGAAGCAGCTCACTTGCAGGAGAAGCTATCACAAGTTAACATTTCTGATAATCAGCATGTAATTATACCATCACATCTTCGCGTCCCAGAGGCTGACCGCACACAGCTGACCTTTGGCAGCTTTGGGGCAGGTTTTGATTCTACAAGGAGCTTTGTGTCTGGGTTTGAAACAGTTGGGAGTGCAGAAGGATCAAATGGGGAACCTTCGGTGAG TGCATCATCATCAGCCCCCACAGCCTCCGGTGAAGATGCTTCAGATGGAAACCAGGTAGAATTCGTGGATGACCAAGTTAGGAGTTCTAGCTCTTATTCTCCTGTATCAGTTGCAGCTTCTGAGCGTCCATTGCCTGACAAGAATGAGTCAAGTCCTCCGACTTTGGAAAGCTATGCAGATATTGGACTGGTTCGAAATGATAGCCCACCATTTGCTTCTATAGAACGACAACAGCAGCAGGATCACACTGGTTTGCCAAGTTTTTCG GGATATGACATGCAGAGTGGTTATGATGTACCATTTTTCAGACCTTCTATGGATGAAAATTTAAGGATGCAGGGTTTACCATCTCTTCAGGAG GGATTGAGCTCGCACTTAGCCAATCGCATCCCTGCATCCACGATGGCAATGGTACAACAGCAACCAGTGACACAGATGTATCCCCAAGTTCATGTTTcccattttccaaattttatgcCATACCGTCAATTCCTTTCTCCAGTGTATGTCCCACCAATGGCTGTGCCTGGCTATTCTAGTAATGCTGCCTATCCTCACCCCTCAAATGGCAGCAGCTACCTGTTGATGCCAGGAGGGAGTTCTCACCTCACTGCTGGCGGCCTAAAATATGGTTCCCAACAATATAAGCCTGTCCCTGCTGGCAGTCCCACAGCGTTCGGGAACTACACAAGTTTGAATGGATATGCTCCGGGAACAGTTGGGAGTGCGATTGGACTAGATGATTCGACCAGGATCAAATACAAGGAGGGCAATCTCTATGTTCCAAACCCACAG GCGGAGACATCTGAAATATGGATTCAAACGCCAAGAGACCTTCCCGGCTTGCAATCAGCTCCATATTATAATGTACCTGGACAAGCCCCCCACGCTGCATATATGCCATCTCATACAGGCCATGCTTCCTACAATGCTGCCGCAGCACAATCAACACACGTGCAATTTCCTGGTTTATATCATCCTCCACAACAAGCTGCTATGGCCAACCCTCACCACATGCTTCCAGGCATGGGTGGGAATGTTGGAGTAGGGATGGCCGCAACCTCTCCTGGGGCTCAAGTGGGAGCTTATCAGCAACCTCAGCTTAGTCACCTCAACTGGACGACAAATTTCTGA